Proteins co-encoded in one Quercus robur chromosome 8, dhQueRobu3.1, whole genome shotgun sequence genomic window:
- the LOC126697792 gene encoding PRA1 family protein B3-like produces the protein MASPPTLPISNSQTNSTATTQPITTPAFRAFISRLSSSIRHGFSQRRPWSELVDRTSMTRPESLTEAYSRIRKNLAYFRVNYLTFISLVLAFSLLSHPISLLVLLSLLAAWTFLYFFRPSNQPLVILGRTFSDRETLIGLSLLTVVVVFLTTVGSLLISALMVGFAIVCAHGAFKVPEDLFLDDQEPANSGLLSFLGGAASSAAAAAAPVAARV, from the coding sequence ATGGCCTCTCCACCGACACTCCCAATCTCCAACTCACAAACCAACTCCACCGCCACCACCCAACCCATAACCACGCCCGCTTTCCGCGCGTTCATCTCACGCTTATCCTCCTCGATCCGCCACGGCTTCTCTCAACGCCGCCCATGGTCCGAACTCGTAGACCGGACCTCCATGACCCGACCCGAATCCCTCACCGAAGCCTACTCTCGGATCCGAAAAAACCTCGCCTATTTCCGCGTCAACTACCTCACCTTCATATCCTTGGTCCTcgctttctctctcctctctcacccAATCTCTCTCCTCGTTCTCCTCTCTCTCCTCGCCGCGTGGACTTTCCTCTACTTTTTCCGACCGTCCAATCAGCCTCTGGTCATTCTCGGCCGCACGTTCTCAGATCGCGAGACCTTGATCGGTCTCTCGCTCTTAACCGTCGTCGTCGTTTTCCTCACCACCGTCGGATCGCTCCTCATCTCGGCGTTGATGGTCGGCTTCGCGATCGTGTGCGCTCACGGTGCGTTCAAAGTTCCAGAGGATCTCTTCCTCGACGATCAAGAGCCAGCGAATTCCGGATTGCTCTCCTTCCTCGGCGGCGCTGCCTCTTCCGCCGCCGCGGCCGCCGCTCCTGTCGCCGCACGTGTCTGA